The Buttiauxella selenatireducens genome has a window encoding:
- the otsA gene encoding alpha,alpha-trehalose-phosphate synthase, with protein MSRLVVVSNRIAPPDDKKTSAGGLAVGILGALKTAGGLWFGWSGEVGDPDAALKKTKRGNITWASFNLSQEDYESYYLQFSNAVLWPAFHYRLDLVDFQREAWEGYRRVNTLLVSKLKPLLEQDDILWVHDYHLLPFAAECRKQKLDHRIGFFLHIPFPTPEIFNALPPHEELIEALCEYDLLGFQTENDRQAFLDCVASQTRLDHQGKNQYQAFGNTFCAEVYPIGIEPQEIKKNAQGPLPPKLAQLKAELGSIKNIFSVERLDYSKGLPERFLAFEALLENFPQHHGKIRYTQIAPTSRGDVQAYQDIRHQLETEAGRINGKYGQLGWTPLYYLNQHFDRKLVMKVFRHADVGLVTPLRDGMNLVAKEYVAAQDPANPGVLVLSKFAGAAHELSSALIVNPYDRDEVAAALDRALTMPLAERIARHSEMMAVIEKNDIHHWQKRFIGDLKQAAARSDKSHLDKKVATFPKLA; from the coding sequence ATGAGTCGCTTAGTGGTAGTCTCTAATCGCATTGCACCACCGGATGATAAAAAAACCAGTGCCGGTGGCCTGGCGGTGGGCATTTTAGGCGCATTAAAAACGGCGGGTGGATTATGGTTTGGCTGGAGCGGCGAAGTGGGGGATCCTGATGCTGCTTTAAAAAAGACCAAGCGCGGCAACATTACCTGGGCATCCTTCAATCTCAGCCAGGAAGATTACGAAAGCTATTATCTGCAATTCTCTAACGCCGTACTTTGGCCTGCGTTTCACTACCGTTTGGATCTGGTCGATTTCCAGCGCGAAGCCTGGGAAGGCTATCGCCGGGTCAATACGTTGTTGGTCAGCAAATTAAAACCGCTACTGGAACAAGATGACATCCTGTGGGTGCATGACTACCACTTGCTGCCTTTTGCTGCTGAATGCCGTAAACAGAAGCTCGATCATCGTATCGGTTTCTTCTTACATATCCCGTTCCCCACTCCTGAAATTTTCAACGCGCTGCCGCCACATGAAGAGCTTATCGAGGCGCTGTGTGAATACGATTTGCTGGGCTTCCAGACGGAAAACGACAGGCAGGCTTTCCTCGATTGTGTCGCCTCTCAAACACGCCTCGACCATCAGGGTAAAAACCAATATCAGGCGTTCGGCAACACGTTTTGTGCCGAGGTTTACCCAATAGGTATTGAGCCGCAAGAGATCAAAAAGAACGCACAAGGGCCGTTACCTCCGAAGCTTGCGCAACTCAAAGCCGAACTGGGCAGTATCAAAAATATCTTCTCGGTGGAGCGACTGGATTATTCCAAAGGGCTGCCAGAGCGCTTCCTCGCATTTGAAGCATTGCTGGAAAACTTCCCGCAGCATCACGGTAAAATTCGCTATACGCAAATCGCACCGACCTCGCGTGGCGATGTGCAAGCGTATCAGGACATTCGTCACCAACTGGAAACTGAAGCGGGGCGCATCAATGGTAAATACGGTCAACTGGGCTGGACGCCGCTGTACTATTTAAACCAGCACTTTGACCGCAAACTGGTGATGAAAGTGTTCCGTCACGCTGATGTCGGTTTAGTCACACCGCTGCGCGATGGGATGAATCTGGTGGCGAAAGAGTATGTAGCCGCGCAAGATCCGGCAAACCCAGGTGTACTGGTGTTGTCAAAATTTGCCGGTGCGGCGCATGAGTTGTCGTCGGCACTTATCGTTAACCCCTACGACCGTGATGAAGTCGCGGCGGCACTGGACAGGGCATTAACGATGCCACTCGCCGAACGTATTGCGCGTCATAGCGAAATGATGGCGGTGATTGAGAAGAACGATATTCATCACTGGCAAAAGAGGTTTATTGGGGATTTAAAGCAGGCGGCGGCACGCAGTGATAAGTCTCATTTGGATAAAAAGGTGGCGACGTTTCCTAAGCTGGCGTGA
- the uspC gene encoding universal stress protein UspC, giving the protein MSYKHILVAVAISPESHLLVARAVSIAQPVNGKITLITLASEPELYNQFAAPMLENLRELMLEETQIFIDELIEKAHYPIAQTVIATGELSEHIMAICNKGSVDLVICGNHNQTFFSKIICSAKAVVESSKVDVLLVPLR; this is encoded by the coding sequence ATGAGTTACAAACATATACTGGTTGCTGTCGCCATCAGCCCGGAAAGTCATTTATTGGTGGCCCGGGCAGTCTCCATTGCTCAGCCCGTTAATGGGAAAATCACACTGATTACACTCGCATCAGAACCCGAACTCTATAATCAATTCGCCGCGCCAATGCTGGAAAACCTTCGGGAATTAATGCTTGAAGAGACGCAAATTTTTATTGATGAATTGATCGAGAAAGCCCATTACCCCATTGCACAAACCGTTATTGCTACGGGCGAATTAAGTGAGCATATAATGGCTATTTGTAATAAAGGTTCGGTGGATTTAGTGATTTGCGGTAACCACAATCAAACCTTTTTCAGCAAGATAATTTGCTCCGCGAAGGCTGTGGTGGAGTCAAGCAAGGTGGATGTACTGTTGGTCCCACTGAGATAA
- the flhD gene encoding flagellar transcriptional regulator FlhD: MHTSELLKHIYDINLSYLLLAQRLINGDKPSAMFRLGVTEEMANTLSELTLPQMVKLAETNQLICQFRFSDNQTITRLTQDSRVDDLQQIHTGILLSTRLLNEVSPIDEASRKKRA, from the coding sequence ATGCATACATCCGAGTTGTTAAAACATATCTACGATATTAATTTGTCGTATTTACTTCTTGCGCAGCGCCTTATTAACGGCGACAAACCCTCCGCAATGTTTCGTTTGGGCGTAACAGAAGAAATGGCAAATACCCTTAGCGAATTAACCTTGCCACAAATGGTGAAATTAGCGGAAACCAATCAACTGATTTGTCAGTTCCGTTTTAGTGATAACCAAACCATCACTCGTTTAACACAAGACTCACGTGTGGATGATTTACAGCAAATTCACACCGGCATTTTGTTATCCACCCGTTTATTAAATGAGGTGTCCCCGATAGACGAGGCATCTCGCAAAAAAAGGGCGTAA
- the flhC gene encoding flagellar transcriptional regulator FlhC gives MSEKSIVQEARDIQLAMELITLGARLQMLESETQLSRGRLIKLYKELRGSPPPKGMLPFSTDWFMTWEQNIHASMFCNTWQFLLRTGLCSGVDAVIKAYRLYLEQCPAQEGGPLLALTRAWTLVRFVESHMLELSSCNCCGGNFITHAHQPAGSFACSLCQPPSRAVKRRKLSTNTADIIPQLLDEQVKQAV, from the coding sequence ATGAGCGAGAAAAGTATTGTTCAGGAAGCCCGCGACATACAACTGGCGATGGAATTAATCACGCTAGGCGCTCGATTGCAGATGCTTGAGAGCGAAACACAATTAAGCCGTGGCAGACTAATCAAACTTTATAAAGAGCTCCGTGGCAGTCCTCCGCCAAAAGGTATGCTGCCTTTTTCTACCGACTGGTTTATGACCTGGGAGCAAAATATCCATGCTTCCATGTTTTGTAACACCTGGCAGTTTTTGTTACGCACCGGATTATGTTCCGGCGTTGATGCGGTGATTAAAGCTTACCGCCTGTATCTTGAACAGTGTCCGGCACAAGAAGGTGGCCCGCTATTAGCACTGACTCGCGCCTGGACACTGGTGCGTTTTGTTGAAAGCCACATGCTTGAATTGAGCAGCTGCAACTGCTGCGGGGGTAACTTTATTACCCATGCACACCAACCCGCAGGTAGCTTTGCTTGCAGTTTGTGCCAGCCTCCATCCAGAGCAGTAAAAAGACGTAAACTTTCTACGAATACTGCCGATATTATTCCACAACTGCTGGATGAACAGGTCAAACAGGCCGTTTAA
- the motA gene encoding flagellar motor stator protein MotA codes for MLIVIGYLVVIATVFGGYMMTGGHLGALYQPAEFIIIGGAGVGAFIVGNNGKAIKATLKALPLLFRRSKYTKSMYMDLMALLYRLMAKSRQQGMFSLERDIENPKESEIFASYPRILADALMLDFIIDYLRLIISGNMNSFEIEALMDEEIETHESEAEIPANSLAIMGDSLPAFGIVAAVMGVVHALASADRPAGELGSLIAHAMVGTFLGILLAYGFISPLATVLRQKSAETTKMMQCVKVTLLSSLNGYAPPIAVEFGRKTLYSSERPSFIELEEHVRAVRSPNAQARATEEEV; via the coding sequence GTGCTGATTGTAATAGGTTATCTGGTCGTTATTGCGACAGTATTCGGCGGCTATATGATGACCGGGGGTCATCTTGGCGCTCTCTATCAACCAGCTGAATTTATCATCATTGGTGGAGCAGGGGTGGGTGCCTTTATCGTGGGGAATAACGGTAAAGCAATCAAAGCGACGTTAAAAGCGTTGCCATTACTTTTCCGCCGCTCGAAATACACCAAAAGCATGTATATGGATCTCATGGCGCTGCTTTATCGCCTGATGGCGAAATCACGCCAACAGGGAATGTTCTCGCTGGAACGCGATATTGAAAACCCGAAAGAGAGTGAAATATTTGCCAGCTACCCGCGCATTTTAGCTGACGCACTGATGCTGGATTTTATTATTGATTACCTGCGTCTGATCATCAGCGGGAATATGAATTCATTTGAAATTGAAGCGCTGATGGATGAAGAAATTGAAACCCACGAAAGTGAGGCGGAAATACCCGCGAATAGCCTCGCAATAATGGGGGACTCACTCCCGGCATTCGGTATTGTGGCGGCAGTTATGGGAGTGGTTCACGCCCTGGCTTCTGCGGACCGTCCAGCGGGCGAGCTGGGTTCATTGATTGCGCACGCGATGGTGGGAACCTTTTTGGGTATTTTGCTGGCATACGGTTTTATTTCGCCGCTGGCGACCGTGTTACGTCAAAAAAGCGCCGAAACCACCAAAATGATGCAGTGCGTGAAAGTCACATTACTCTCAAGTCTTAACGGTTACGCGCCGCCTATTGCCGTCGAATTTGGTCGTAAAACACTCTATTCCAGTGAACGTCCTTCGTTCATTGAACTTGAAGAACATGTGCGTGCCGTTCGTTCGCCGAATGCGCAAGCCCGTGCCACGGAAGAAGAAGTATGA
- the motB gene encoding flagellar motor protein MotB — protein MKHNARPIVVVKRRKHKGHGGGAHGSWKIAYADFMTAMMAFFLVMWLISISSPKELAQIADYFRTPLSAAITGGQRISDSQSPIPGGGDDVTQQQGEVKRQPNIEELRKRMETSRLKRLGDKLDQLIDADPKLRALRPHLQIDLVQEGLRIQIIDSQNRPMFKNGSAEVEPYMRDILRSIAPLLNEFPNRISLSGHTDDLPYAMGERGYSNWELSADRANASRRELMSGGLIDGKVLRVVGMASTMRLTNRGPDDAINRRISLLVLNKQAEEAIVHENAESDNQPLSILQQPAAVEPAQNTLPPQSGTR, from the coding sequence ATGAAACACAACGCGCGCCCCATTGTTGTCGTAAAACGACGCAAGCACAAAGGCCACGGCGGCGGCGCGCACGGTTCATGGAAGATTGCCTACGCAGACTTCATGACGGCGATGATGGCCTTTTTTCTGGTGATGTGGCTGATTTCAATCTCCAGCCCTAAAGAACTGGCGCAAATTGCCGACTATTTCCGTACGCCACTTTCGGCGGCTATTACCGGTGGGCAGCGTATTTCTGATAGCCAAAGCCCGATTCCTGGCGGCGGGGATGACGTAACCCAACAACAGGGCGAAGTGAAAAGACAGCCCAATATTGAAGAACTCAGAAAACGGATGGAAACCAGCCGCCTCAAGCGACTGGGAGACAAACTGGATCAACTGATTGACGCCGACCCTAAGTTGCGCGCACTGCGCCCGCATCTGCAGATTGATCTGGTTCAAGAGGGATTGCGGATACAAATTATCGACAGCCAAAACCGTCCGATGTTTAAGAACGGCAGCGCTGAAGTTGAGCCTTACATGCGCGATATTTTGCGCAGTATCGCGCCATTACTGAATGAGTTTCCTAACAGAATAAGTTTGTCGGGTCACACGGATGATTTGCCCTATGCAATGGGCGAGCGTGGTTATAGCAACTGGGAATTATCTGCTGACCGGGCAAACGCTTCGCGGCGCGAACTGATGTCAGGCGGACTTATTGACGGCAAAGTCTTACGCGTCGTGGGCATGGCATCCACTATGCGCCTGACCAACCGCGGGCCTGACGATGCGATCAACCGACGCATCAGTTTGCTGGTACTGAATAAACAAGCTGAAGAGGCCATCGTGCACGAAAACGCAGAAAGCGATAATCAGCCACTAAGCATTCTCCAACAACCTGCGGCCGTGGAACCGGCGCAGAACACATTACCGCCACAATCCGGTACGAGGTGA
- the cheA gene encoding chemotaxis protein CheA — MDISDFYQTFFDEADELLADMEQHLLNLAPEAPDSEQLNAIFRAAHSIKGGAGTFGFSILQETTHLMENLLDEARRGEMQLNTDIINLFLETKDIMQEQLDAYKNSLEPDAESFDYICKALRQLALEAKGEAPVPATKLTVVEKETVDALPASDGHLRIAITGLKASERNLLLEELSNLGTVSDVEQGEGSVTATLETTVSADDISAVLCFVIEPEQIEFLPLIARSAVADIAAIEEPVAVAVNPPQVVAVGTKEATPAAPVSPRSERENKAPRVSESSSIRVAVEKVDQLINLVGELVITQSMLAQRSNELDPVEHGELITSMGQLQRNARDLQESVMSIRMMPMEYVFSRFPRLVRDLAGKLGKQVELTLQGSSTELDKSLIERIIDPLTHLVRNSLDHGIESPEKRLAAGKSAVGNLILSAEHQGGNICIEVSDDGAGLNRERILAKALSQGMAVHENMSDDEVGMLIFAPGFSTAEQVTDVSGRGVGMDVVKRNIQEMGGHVEIKSQANVGTTIRIMLPLTLAILDGMSVKVSDEVFILPLNAVMESLQPKEDDLHPLAGGERVLEVRGEYLPLVELWKVFDVAGAKTEATQGIVVILQSAGRRYALLVDQLIGQHQVVVKNLESNYRKVPGISAATILGDGSVALIVDVSALQGLNREQRMAGHAA; from the coding sequence ATGGATATCAGCGATTTTTACCAGACATTTTTTGACGAGGCCGACGAGTTACTGGCTGATATGGAGCAACATCTGCTGAACCTGGCCCCTGAAGCGCCAGATTCAGAACAGCTAAATGCCATATTTCGTGCTGCACACTCGATCAAAGGAGGGGCGGGTACGTTCGGCTTCTCCATTTTGCAGGAAACCACGCACCTCATGGAAAACCTGCTTGACGAGGCGCGGCGCGGTGAGATGCAACTCAACACCGATATCATCAACCTGTTTTTGGAAACCAAAGATATTATGCAGGAACAGCTGGACGCTTATAAAAACTCCCTGGAACCGGATGCTGAGAGTTTCGATTATATCTGCAAAGCGTTACGCCAACTGGCGCTGGAAGCCAAAGGCGAAGCACCTGTGCCGGCCACAAAATTAACGGTTGTTGAGAAAGAAACCGTTGACGCGTTGCCTGCCAGTGACGGCCATTTACGCATTGCCATTACCGGCCTGAAAGCCAGCGAACGCAATTTGTTGCTGGAAGAGTTATCCAACCTCGGCACGGTAAGCGATGTCGAACAGGGTGAGGGTTCCGTCACCGCCACGTTAGAAACCACCGTCAGCGCCGATGACATCAGCGCGGTGCTCTGTTTTGTTATCGAACCTGAACAAATCGAGTTTCTGCCATTAATAGCGCGCAGCGCGGTTGCAGATATTGCGGCTATTGAAGAGCCGGTTGCCGTTGCGGTGAATCCGCCGCAAGTCGTGGCTGTAGGGACAAAAGAAGCCACACCTGCTGCACCTGTTTCACCGCGTAGCGAAAGAGAAAACAAAGCGCCGCGTGTCAGCGAGTCGAGCAGCATTCGTGTCGCGGTTGAAAAGGTCGATCAGCTCATTAACCTGGTGGGCGAACTGGTCATCACGCAGTCGATGTTAGCCCAACGTTCCAACGAACTTGACCCGGTTGAACACGGTGAACTGATTACCAGTATGGGTCAGTTACAACGTAACGCCCGCGATTTGCAAGAGTCGGTAATGTCTATCCGTATGATGCCAATGGAATATGTCTTCAGCCGCTTCCCGCGTCTGGTGCGTGATCTGGCTGGAAAACTGGGTAAACAGGTCGAACTGACGTTGCAGGGTAGCTCTACTGAGCTGGATAAAAGTTTAATCGAACGCATTATCGATCCGCTGACTCACCTGGTGCGTAACAGCCTCGATCATGGCATCGAATCTCCGGAAAAACGCCTCGCTGCGGGTAAATCGGCAGTGGGTAATTTGATTCTTTCGGCAGAGCATCAGGGCGGGAACATCTGCATTGAAGTGTCCGATGATGGCGCAGGCCTGAACCGTGAACGTATTCTTGCTAAAGCGCTGTCGCAAGGCATGGCCGTTCACGAAAACATGTCAGACGACGAAGTGGGAATGTTAATTTTCGCCCCTGGATTCTCGACCGCCGAGCAGGTCACTGACGTGTCCGGACGCGGCGTGGGCATGGACGTGGTGAAGCGTAACATCCAGGAAATGGGTGGCCATGTCGAAATCAAATCTCAGGCCAATGTCGGTACCACGATCCGCATTATGCTGCCGCTAACACTCGCCATTCTTGATGGGATGTCGGTTAAAGTCAGCGACGAAGTCTTTATCCTGCCGCTCAACGCGGTGATGGAATCGTTGCAGCCGAAGGAAGATGATTTACATCCTCTTGCCGGGGGCGAGCGCGTGCTGGAAGTGCGTGGCGAATACTTGCCGCTGGTTGAACTGTGGAAAGTATTTGATGTGGCTGGGGCTAAAACGGAAGCGACGCAAGGCATCGTGGTGATTTTGCAGAGTGCCGGGCGACGCTACGCGCTGCTGGTTGATCAGCTGATTGGTCAGCATCAGGTGGTGGTGAAAAACCTCGAGAGTAACTATCGCAAAGTGCCGGGTATTTCGGCCGCAACCATCCTCGGTGATGGCAGTGTGGCGCTGATTGTCGATGTTTCAGCGCTGCAAGGTTTGAATCGTGAACAACGTATGGCCGGCCACGCCGCCTAG
- the cheW gene encoding chemotaxis protein CheW, whose amino-acid sequence MTGLTNVTKMTGETVGQEFLVFTLGDEEYGIDILKVQEIRGYDQVTRIANTPAFIKGVTNLRGVIVPILDLRIKFAQDGVEYNDNTVVIVLNFGQRVVGIVVDGVSDVLSLTAEQIRPAPEFAVTLSTEYLTGLGALGDRMLILVNIEKLLNSEEMALIDDVSRVA is encoded by the coding sequence ATGACTGGATTAACCAATGTGACAAAAATGACCGGGGAAACGGTAGGGCAAGAGTTCCTCGTTTTCACCCTGGGCGACGAAGAGTACGGCATCGACATTTTAAAAGTGCAGGAAATCCGCGGGTACGATCAAGTCACGCGTATTGCCAACACGCCTGCGTTTATCAAAGGGGTGACTAACCTGCGCGGTGTGATTGTGCCAATTCTCGACCTGCGGATTAAGTTTGCGCAAGATGGCGTCGAATATAACGATAACACGGTGGTTATCGTGCTGAACTTCGGCCAACGTGTGGTGGGTATTGTGGTGGATGGCGTGTCGGATGTGTTGTCTCTGACTGCCGAACAAATCCGCCCGGCACCTGAATTTGCCGTGACGCTGTCGACTGAATACCTGACCGGCCTCGGCGCACTGGGCGACCGAATGCTGATTTTGGTTAATATCGAGAAGTTGCTCAATAGCGAAGAAATGGCGCTGATTGATGATGTAAGCCGCGTAGCCTAG
- a CDS encoding dicarboxylate/amino acid:cation symporter, with translation MSSSNKLTLFILLFMFAGILSGAAIHEYAAADNIKSYADNITLFTDIFLRLIKMVIAPLVFSTLTVGIMKMGETSTIGRVGGKAMVWFVSSSVLSILVGLFIVTLQQPGAGMNLQVPAGDVQTGLAVSGMNLKAFISHTIPTSIAGAMSNNEILQIVVFSLFFGIAGASLGEKFNTPLVAALDVVSHIMLKVTGYVMYVAPLAIFAAISSVVATEGLGILLNYASFIGGYYLAIILTCMVLIGVGYMVLKRDVFRLIAMLKDPVLVAFTTSSSEAAYPKTLDQLTRFGCSRNIASFVLPIGYSFNLVGSMVYCSFASMFIAQAYNIHLTFSEIVVLMLTLMLASKGIAGVPRSALVVLAATIPSFNIPVAGILLLMGIDHFLDMGRSAINVLGNGVATAMLSKNEGEMEEEVEAGERVEA, from the coding sequence TTGTCTAGCTCAAACAAACTCACGTTATTTATTCTTCTCTTCATGTTCGCCGGTATTCTCTCTGGCGCAGCCATTCACGAATACGCTGCAGCAGACAACATCAAAAGTTATGCCGATAACATCACGCTGTTTACCGATATTTTTTTACGACTGATCAAAATGGTCATCGCACCGTTGGTGTTCAGCACTTTGACCGTTGGCATCATGAAGATGGGTGAAACCTCAACCATTGGCCGCGTAGGTGGCAAAGCGATGGTGTGGTTTGTCTCCTCTTCAGTGCTCTCGATTCTGGTGGGCTTGTTCATCGTCACCCTTCAGCAGCCGGGTGCAGGCATGAATCTCCAGGTTCCAGCCGGTGATGTGCAAACCGGTCTTGCGGTAAGCGGTATGAACCTGAAAGCCTTTATCTCGCATACCATTCCAACCAGCATTGCGGGCGCAATGTCGAATAACGAAATCCTGCAAATTGTAGTTTTCTCGCTGTTCTTCGGTATTGCCGGCGCGTCACTGGGTGAGAAATTCAACACGCCATTAGTCGCGGCACTGGATGTGGTTTCCCATATCATGCTCAAAGTGACGGGCTACGTCATGTATGTGGCACCACTGGCTATTTTCGCTGCGATTTCTTCTGTGGTAGCCACCGAAGGGTTGGGCATTTTACTCAACTATGCATCGTTCATCGGCGGTTACTATCTGGCGATTATCCTGACGTGCATGGTGCTGATTGGCGTCGGTTATATGGTGCTCAAGCGTGATGTATTCCGCCTGATTGCCATGCTGAAAGATCCGGTTCTGGTGGCATTTACCACCAGCAGCTCCGAAGCGGCTTACCCTAAAACGCTCGATCAGCTGACCCGTTTTGGCTGTTCTCGTAACATCGCGTCTTTCGTATTGCCGATTGGTTATTCGTTCAATCTGGTCGGTTCGATGGTGTACTGCTCTTTTGCCTCCATGTTTATCGCGCAGGCCTACAACATCCATCTGACGTTTTCCGAGATAGTGGTGCTGATGCTGACATTGATGCTGGCGTCTAAAGGTATTGCGGGCGTGCCGCGTTCTGCGCTGGTCGTGCTGGCTGCTACCATTCCGAGCTTTAATATTCCGGTCGCGGGTATCCTGCTGCTGATGGGGATTGACCATTTCCTCGACATGGGCCGTTCAGCGATTAACGTGCTGGGTAACGGTGTGGCGACGGCAATGTTGTCGAAAAATGAAGGTGAGATGGAAGAAGAAGTGGAAGCTGGCGAGCGCGTAGAAGCGTAA